In bacterium, one DNA window encodes the following:
- a CDS encoding (2Fe-2S) ferredoxin domain-containing protein produces the protein MKLEDLRKIVEKTAPDELAEGGARYTIVVGMGTCGIAAGAREVLAAIIDELDEQGITDVIVSQCGCRGLCEREPLVYITSPEKEEVIYADVTPARAREVVASHVGRDEPVGAYVLDAGELL, from the coding sequence ATGAAGCTCGAAGACCTGCGCAAGATCGTCGAGAAGACCGCCCCCGACGAATTGGCCGAAGGGGGCGCGCGCTACACCATAGTCGTGGGGATGGGGACGTGCGGCATCGCCGCCGGCGCCCGGGAGGTCCTGGCCGCGATAATAGACGAGCTCGACGAGCAGGGCATAACGGACGTTATCGTGTCGCAGTGCGGCTGCCGCGGCCTGTGCGAACGCGAGCCGCTGGTCTATATAACGTCGCCGGAAAAGGAAGAGGTAATATACGCCGACGTGACGCCGGCGCGGGCGCGCGAGGTCGTCGCCTCCCACGTAGGCCGCGACGAGCCGGTCGGGGCCTACGTCCTCGACGCCGGCGAGCTCCTGTAG
- a CDS encoding ATP-binding protein encodes MEDISLHILDITQNSIRAGATKVRVEVVENTRENVLLFVIRDNGSGMTEAQLSRVHDPFFTTRTTRAVGFGLPLLKQTAEQAGGGLAVTSAPGEGTTVEARYRLDSIDRPPLGDVATTIWTLIVTNPRVEFDYRHELDGARFELSTEDLKAKLRRRRLGTPRLAKALRKYISENEERLAAAGAGPEAPRLEAEGKI; translated from the coding sequence GTGGAAGACATTTCCCTGCATATTCTCGACATAACTCAGAACTCCATCCGCGCCGGCGCGACGAAGGTGAGGGTCGAGGTAGTCGAAAATACGCGGGAAAACGTGCTCCTCTTCGTCATCCGCGATAACGGCTCCGGGATGACCGAAGCGCAGCTTTCGCGCGTCCACGACCCCTTCTTCACCACCCGCACCACGCGCGCCGTGGGGTTCGGGTTACCGCTGTTAAAACAAACCGCGGAACAGGCCGGCGGCGGCCTGGCCGTCACGTCGGCGCCCGGCGAGGGAACGACGGTGGAAGCGCGGTACCGACTCGACAGCATCGACAGGCCGCCGCTGGGCGACGTCGCGACGACGATATGGACGCTCATCGTGACGAACCCGCGGGTCGAGTTCGACTATCGCCACGAGCTCGACGGCGCCCGGTTCGAGCTCAGCACGGAGGACCTCAAGGCCAAACTCCGGCGCCGCCGGCTGGGTACGCCCCGGCTGGCCAAGGCGCTCCGCAAGTACATCTCCGAAAACGAGGAGCGGCTGGCGGCCGCCGGAGCGGGCCCGGAAGCGCCGCGCCTCGAGGCGGAGGGAAAAATATGA
- a CDS encoding PHP domain-containing protein: protein MRTFRADLHIHTVLSPCGDLDQSPRRIIQAARKRGLAIIGLTDHNASENALPTVRLGEKSGVAVMPGMEVTTAEEVHVVALFGDLADAGEMQGKVYQRLQEGENDPERFGYQVVVDENENILGINRRLLIGATDMDLNATVEYIHRYGGLAVASHVDRPAFSCTSQLGFVPADLFDAVEISPFADAEDYADCGYPIIRSSDAHRPQEVGAGFTIFELAAPTFAEIKMALAGEGGRRIAGYGT, encoded by the coding sequence TTGCGAACGTTCCGCGCCGACCTTCACATCCATACCGTCCTCTCACCCTGCGGCGACCTCGACCAGTCGCCCCGCCGGATAATCCAAGCGGCCCGAAAACGCGGCCTCGCCATTATCGGCCTCACCGACCATAACGCTTCCGAAAACGCCCTCCCGACGGTCCGGCTGGGCGAGAAGTCCGGCGTCGCCGTCATGCCCGGGATGGAGGTCACCACCGCCGAGGAAGTCCACGTCGTCGCGCTCTTCGGCGACCTGGCCGACGCGGGGGAGATGCAGGGTAAAGTATACCAACGACTACAGGAGGGCGAGAACGACCCGGAGCGCTTCGGCTACCAGGTCGTCGTCGACGAGAACGAAAACATACTCGGCATTAACAGGCGGCTGCTTATCGGCGCCACCGACATGGACCTCAACGCGACGGTGGAATACATCCACCGCTACGGCGGCCTGGCCGTCGCCAGCCACGTCGACCGGCCGGCCTTCAGCTGCACCAGCCAATTGGGTTTCGTCCCGGCCGACCTCTTCGACGCCGTCGAGATATCGCCCTTCGCCGACGCGGAAGATTACGCCGACTGCGGGTACCCCATAATCCGTTCCTCCGACGCCCACCGCCCCCAAGAGGTAGGCGCCGGCTTCACGATATTCGAACTCGCCGCGCCGACGTTCGCCGAAATTAAGATGGCCCTCGCCGGCGAAGGCGGCCGCCGCATCGCCGGCTACGGCACATAA
- a CDS encoding serine kinase, whose protein sequence is MELKKIAGKLGLEVTAGAGGLSREVTAGYASDLLSDVMANAGEGALWVTIQTHTNIVAVCSLNDLAGVVVANGKRPAAETIAKAEEEGVTVLLSPKSSFELAGELYKMGIRGKER, encoded by the coding sequence ATGGAACTGAAGAAGATCGCTGGCAAACTCGGGCTCGAGGTAACCGCGGGCGCGGGAGGCCTGAGCCGGGAGGTCACCGCCGGGTACGCCTCGGACCTGCTTTCCGACGTAATGGCGAACGCGGGCGAGGGCGCGCTTTGGGTTACCATCCAAACCCACACCAATATCGTAGCGGTGTGCTCGTTGAACGACCTGGCCGGCGTCGTAGTCGCGAACGGAAAGCGGCCCGCCGCCGAAACCATCGCCAAGGCCGAGGAAGAGGGCGTAACGGTCCTGCTGTCTCCCAAGAGCAGTTTCGAGCTGGCGGGCGAACTCTACAAAATGGGTATCAGGGGGAAAGAGCGCTGA
- a CDS encoding [Fe-Fe] hydrogenase large subunit C-terminal domain-containing protein translates to MAEKQKKVEKEYYHSVRLAEDRCIACTHCVRECPTEAIRVRSGKAEINPVRCIDCGACIRVCPTDAKYARTDPLEAIHRFKHKVAVPASAFAGQFKTSIPPDKILSGLIYLGFDEVYEGALGGEIVTLATRRFLENEEHLKPVISSLCPAVVRLIQVRFPSLLNHIIPIEAPMDAAARVVKASRSRELGIPPEEIGVFFITPCSAKVTAIKQPLATPRTALDGAIAISDVYNRIMSNLEKVVVVPGIARASGLALGWGAAGGENTLIGKGRRLAVDGIANVVRVLELIESDEYHHGYDYLELRACTSGCVGGPLTVEDPFVAKNRIDELRATRSEKFGIEENRPPDLTFQEITGLIEDGEFNLRMTPGPRPTLTLGTDITETIALMKKLEAVSASLPGIDCGSCGAPTCRAFAEDVVLERAHITDCTFKLRERIQELAKQMGTLSEQLPPTLKNQRK, encoded by the coding sequence ATGGCCGAAAAGCAGAAAAAGGTAGAAAAAGAATATTACCACTCGGTACGGTTGGCCGAGGACCGGTGCATCGCCTGTACGCATTGCGTGCGGGAGTGTCCGACCGAGGCCATCAGGGTCCGCTCCGGGAAGGCGGAGATAAATCCGGTGCGCTGCATCGATTGCGGCGCGTGTATAAGGGTTTGTCCCACGGACGCCAAATACGCCCGGACGGACCCGCTCGAAGCCATCCATCGTTTCAAGCATAAGGTAGCGGTACCGGCGTCGGCCTTCGCCGGCCAATTCAAAACGTCGATACCGCCGGACAAAATCCTATCGGGCCTTATATACTTGGGGTTCGACGAAGTCTACGAGGGCGCGCTGGGGGGCGAAATCGTCACGCTGGCCACCCGTAGATTCCTGGAGAATGAAGAACACTTAAAGCCCGTTATCTCCTCGTTGTGCCCGGCCGTAGTACGCTTGATTCAGGTGCGGTTCCCGTCGCTCTTAAACCACATTATCCCGATAGAGGCGCCGATGGACGCGGCGGCGCGGGTGGTCAAGGCGAGCCGCAGCCGCGAGCTGGGCATACCGCCGGAAGAAATAGGCGTCTTCTTCATAACCCCTTGCTCGGCCAAAGTCACCGCCATCAAACAACCGCTGGCCACCCCCCGTACCGCGCTCGACGGCGCGATCGCCATCTCCGACGTCTACAACCGCATAATGAGCAACCTGGAGAAGGTGGTGGTCGTCCCGGGCATCGCCCGCGCGTCGGGGCTCGCGCTGGGGTGGGGGGCCGCGGGCGGCGAAAACACGCTCATCGGCAAAGGCCGCCGCCTGGCGGTGGACGGCATCGCCAACGTCGTCCGCGTACTGGAACTTATCGAGAGCGACGAATACCATCACGGCTACGACTACCTGGAGCTCCGCGCGTGCACCAGCGGCTGCGTCGGCGGGCCGCTTACGGTAGAAGACCCGTTCGTGGCCAAAAACCGCATCGACGAGTTGCGGGCGACGCGGAGCGAGAAGTTCGGCATCGAGGAGAACCGGCCGCCGGACCTGACGTTCCAAGAGATTACGGGACTGATCGAGGACGGGGAGTTCAACCTCAGAATGACGCCGGGGCCGCGGCCCACCCTTACGCTCGGGACCGACATTACGGAGACCATCGCTTTGATGAAAAAGTTGGAGGCGGTCTCCGCGTCGCTGCCCGGCATCGATTGCGGCTCGTGCGGGGCGCCTACCTGCCGGGCCTTCGCGGAAGACGTCGTCCTCGAAAGAGCGCACATCACCGATTGCACGTTTAAACTCCGGGAACGAATTCAGGAATTGGCTAAACAAATGGGCACGCTTTCGGAGCAACTACCGCCTACCCTCAAAAACCAAAGAAAGTAA
- a CDS encoding radical SAM protein has product MSPTTHKGPADAVVALTYRCNLRCLTCDLAERETDERLTPETLRKLPAPLKFVNVTGGEPLLVADLVPRVRAIYDATGARITISTNGTLPERAEEVVRRLSGDVPGLHVAVSLDGLEATHDQVRQAPGSFKKALETVGRLAPLLGPDLHLAFTISAANADEFDGVAKLAAEYRLPLSLALTHTSEHYFKPREGAVPGREAALRAVDAATRYYLRRFTPGGAARAYFAAGLRDIVVRRRRPIPCRAGERFFYLDPAADVYLCNVRAEKVGNLYRESFDEIWEGDARRALLATTGRACPAQCWMVCTARTAIMDHPLRVGCWAAAAYVRTLLGLPFGARRPRP; this is encoded by the coding sequence ATGTCGCCGACGACGCATAAAGGGCCGGCCGACGCCGTAGTCGCGTTGACCTACCGCTGCAACCTCCGCTGCCTTACGTGCGACCTGGCCGAGCGCGAGACCGACGAGCGGTTGACGCCCGAGACGCTGCGGAAGCTGCCGGCGCCGCTCAAATTCGTAAACGTTACCGGCGGCGAGCCGCTGCTGGTGGCGGACCTCGTGCCGCGCGTCCGCGCCATCTACGACGCGACCGGGGCTCGGATAACCATCTCTACCAACGGCACGCTGCCCGAGCGGGCCGAGGAAGTCGTGCGCCGGTTGTCGGGCGACGTACCCGGCCTTCACGTCGCCGTCTCGCTCGACGGCCTGGAAGCCACCCACGACCAAGTACGCCAGGCCCCCGGCTCGTTCAAGAAAGCGCTCGAGACCGTCGGCCGGCTGGCGCCGCTGTTGGGCCCCGACCTCCACCTCGCGTTCACGATATCGGCGGCCAACGCGGACGAGTTCGACGGCGTCGCGAAGCTGGCGGCGGAATACCGCTTGCCGTTGAGCCTTGCCCTCACCCACACCTCCGAGCATTACTTCAAGCCGCGGGAGGGCGCCGTCCCGGGGCGGGAGGCGGCGCTGCGGGCGGTCGACGCCGCGACGCGGTACTACCTCCGCCGGTTCACGCCGGGCGGCGCCGCGCGGGCCTACTTCGCCGCGGGTCTGCGGGACATAGTGGTCCGCCGCCGCCGGCCCATACCGTGCCGCGCGGGCGAAAGGTTCTTCTATCTCGACCCCGCGGCGGACGTCTACCTGTGCAACGTGCGCGCCGAGAAAGTAGGCAACCTCTACCGCGAAAGCTTCGACGAAATCTGGGAAGGCGACGCGCGCCGGGCGCTGCTGGCGACGACCGGCCGGGCGTGCCCGGCGCAATGTTGGATGGTGTGCACCGCCCGCACGGCCATAATGGACCATCCGCTGCGCGTCGGGTGCTGGGCCGCGGCGGCGTACGTACGTACGTTGCTGGGACTACCGTTCGGGGCGCGCCGGCCCCGGCCTTAA
- a CDS encoding glycosyltransferase has product MTSSQEIKIGALASTLAVGGAERQLATLARGLRERGYRFSFFILRGAGAVGNELHDDGFDVDVNVAKRPARWPGVIGGLRGCHLLAALDHNDVLRLLPAFSRVLPPYVVLYHLQEKPPDGWLRALGRAGAVVAVADSQLALLREAGIGSARVIANGVAVPPAATVADRRLAREALGLPTDAAVAAAVSRLSPEKGIDVLLEALAEADEESRPFLAVAGDGPERSRLEGFARAKLGGRFTFLGELDDVSPVYRAADIFVLPSRRESAPLALLEGMAYGLAAVAAAVGDVPAILSGGAGVTFTPGSSGELARALTGLAGQPAKRLEMGALARAAVARRYSLRRMLDGYDALFKKLLLGNKADVADDA; this is encoded by the coding sequence ATGACGAGCTCGCAAGAGATTAAAATCGGCGCGTTAGCGTCGACGCTGGCCGTGGGCGGCGCGGAGCGCCAGCTCGCGACGCTGGCGCGCGGCCTGCGCGAACGGGGTTACCGGTTCTCTTTCTTCATTCTACGCGGAGCCGGCGCCGTGGGAAACGAGCTTCACGACGACGGCTTCGACGTCGACGTTAACGTCGCGAAGAGGCCGGCGCGATGGCCCGGCGTAATCGGCGGGCTGCGCGGCTGTCACCTGTTGGCCGCGCTCGACCACAACGACGTGCTCCGGCTCTTACCGGCGTTCAGCCGGGTGCTGCCGCCGTACGTCGTTCTCTACCACCTCCAGGAAAAACCGCCCGACGGGTGGCTCCGGGCGCTGGGGCGCGCCGGCGCGGTGGTGGCGGTGGCGGACTCGCAGCTCGCGCTGCTTCGGGAGGCGGGGATAGGTTCGGCCCGCGTCATCGCCAACGGCGTCGCCGTACCGCCGGCGGCTACCGTCGCGGACCGCCGCCTTGCCCGCGAAGCCCTCGGCCTTCCGACGGATGCCGCCGTGGCCGCGGCCGTATCCCGCCTTTCGCCCGAAAAAGGAATCGACGTCCTTTTGGAAGCGCTGGCCGAGGCCGACGAAGAAAGCCGGCCGTTCCTCGCGGTCGCGGGCGACGGCCCGGAACGGTCCCGGCTGGAGGGGTTCGCCCGCGCCAAATTGGGCGGCCGGTTCACGTTTCTGGGCGAGCTGGACGACGTCTCGCCCGTCTACCGCGCCGCGGACATCTTCGTGCTGCCGTCGCGCCGGGAGTCGGCGCCGCTGGCGCTGCTGGAGGGTATGGCCTACGGCCTGGCCGCGGTCGCGGCCGCCGTCGGGGACGTCCCGGCGATATTGTCGGGGGGCGCCGGCGTAACCTTTACGCCGGGCTCGAGCGGCGAGCTGGCGCGCGCCCTAACCGGGTTGGCCGGGCAACCGGCCAAAAGGCTGGAGATGGGCGCGTTGGCTCGAGCCGCGGTAGCGCGGCGATACAGCCTGCGCCGTATGCTCGACGGATACGACGCGCTGTTTAAGAAGTTACTTTTGGGAAATAAAGCCGATGTCGCCGACGACGCATAA
- a CDS encoding glycosyltransferase, which translates to MARLVVAKHRLPYPAVTGTDVVTFNLLRALASRHDVTLVSLIVSDGQRDYAAAFERVGVRLVPVMMPNKKNSFARAFYKLFYTAASWLSASPRDLWYFNPPAFRRAVKEAAAGADLLQCEYWFLYPTAGATRGVRKALLKHDAEFNANRRLLATVKNPFKKFPLFLKYLRRRGYEQAACRKFDDVLCLSPADAALVAPYTRRPPRVVFPVVDLPPADELCQGQNNAALIYFGGTTRPANRQGLEVFLKDIYPRVKAAVPEATFTVRGERPPRGLRRLMAREPSATFKPTAADLAEDLARASVAVVPLWVGSGIKIKILTALAYGLPVVTTPVGAEGIPARDGAEIVVAEGAREFADAVAELLTDAARWRALSAGARRFAERELSPAARDAEIAELYDELARD; encoded by the coding sequence ATGGCGCGTTTGGTCGTAGCTAAACATCGCCTACCGTATCCCGCCGTCACCGGCACCGACGTCGTGACGTTCAACCTGCTGCGCGCGTTGGCGTCGCGGCACGACGTGACGCTCGTCTCGCTTATCGTCTCCGACGGCCAGCGCGACTACGCCGCGGCGTTCGAGCGCGTCGGCGTCAGGCTGGTCCCGGTGATGATGCCCAACAAGAAGAACTCGTTCGCCCGGGCCTTCTATAAATTATTTTACACCGCCGCCTCCTGGCTCAGCGCGTCGCCGCGCGACCTGTGGTATTTCAACCCGCCGGCCTTCCGCCGCGCCGTCAAAGAGGCCGCCGCCGGCGCGGACCTCCTGCAGTGCGAATACTGGTTCCTCTACCCGACGGCCGGCGCGACGCGAGGCGTGAGGAAAGCCCTCCTCAAGCACGACGCGGAGTTCAACGCCAACCGCCGCCTCCTCGCCACCGTCAAAAACCCGTTTAAGAAATTCCCCCTCTTTTTGAAATACTTACGGCGGCGGGGTTACGAGCAGGCCGCGTGCCGCAAGTTCGACGACGTCCTGTGCTTAAGCCCGGCGGACGCCGCGCTCGTGGCGCCGTATACGCGAAGGCCGCCGCGCGTCGTCTTCCCGGTCGTCGACCTCCCGCCGGCGGACGAATTGTGCCAAGGCCAAAATAACGCCGCGCTGATATACTTCGGCGGTACGACGAGGCCGGCGAACCGGCAGGGCCTGGAGGTATTTTTAAAGGACATCTACCCCCGGGTGAAGGCCGCGGTCCCGGAGGCGACGTTCACGGTCCGCGGCGAGCGGCCGCCCCGCGGCCTGCGGCGCCTTATGGCGCGGGAACCGTCGGCAACGTTTAAACCGACCGCCGCGGACCTGGCCGAGGACCTCGCCCGCGCCTCCGTGGCGGTCGTGCCGTTGTGGGTAGGCTCAGGTATTAAAATTAAAATCCTGACCGCGCTGGCGTACGGCCTCCCGGTGGTGACGACGCCGGTGGGGGCCGAGGGTATCCCGGCTCGAGACGGCGCCGAAATCGTCGTGGCCGAAGGCGCTCGGGAGTTCGCCGACGCCGTGGCCGAACTCCTAACCGACGCCGCGCGCTGGCGCGCGCTGTCGGCCGGGGCCAGGCGCTTCGCCGAGCGCGAGCTGTCCCCCGCGGCCCGCGACGCCGAGATAGCCGAACTCTATGACGAGCTCGCAAGAGATTAA
- a CDS encoding BamA/TamA family outer membrane protein, which yields MRPRPAPRHGPRRGRFAISGPPGRGASAAFCAVALLSTVNPSPARAETNGDGLVRVAEIRTYGNRKTEPGILLHYCEFKVGDALTQAELDRKIERTKRNLLKTQFFARVNVFDLPRSDPGEAVVMLDVAEGSSWHLSASTRQVRLSKENVGGVAVTLGAEFGLERQRLYYEQPWIFGSRLAVGASGFYEGGRQTQIESDEGLTGEWFSHEEAGGEGLIGYEITHRFEAGLGFLGEYLNYYDGRFKEDPWGRFGVEPEAALFAARPFTEWDGRDDDVYPTEGVYAKIVSELSSPTVGDYDYAGVEGDVRGYVFPWREFVWATRVKGGAMSDTTPYIRRISIRGSDGLRNPRSNLTVGTRALLVTGEIRRRLFRSPIFDAWFEGVAFVDAGRTWDPGQPFALAGLSYAFGPAIRVHMRKPFFFDWRAELNLYDRPAFYATAHRAF from the coding sequence GTGAGGCCTCGCCCCGCTCCCCGCCACGGCCCGCGCCGTGGCCGTTTTGCGATAAGCGGCCCGCCCGGGCGCGGCGCTTCGGCCGCCTTCTGCGCCGTAGCCCTACTGTCGACCGTAAATCCCTCGCCGGCGCGGGCCGAAACCAACGGCGACGGCCTCGTCCGGGTCGCGGAGATACGAACCTACGGCAACCGGAAAACCGAGCCGGGAATATTGCTCCACTATTGCGAATTCAAAGTGGGGGACGCGTTAACCCAGGCCGAGTTGGACCGTAAGATAGAAAGGACGAAGCGCAACCTGCTCAAAACTCAGTTCTTCGCCCGTGTGAACGTCTTCGATTTGCCCCGCAGCGACCCGGGCGAAGCGGTGGTCATGCTCGACGTCGCGGAAGGCTCGAGCTGGCACCTTTCGGCCTCCACCCGGCAGGTACGGCTGAGCAAAGAGAACGTCGGCGGCGTCGCGGTTACGTTGGGCGCGGAGTTCGGCCTCGAGCGGCAACGTCTGTATTACGAACAGCCGTGGATATTCGGCTCGCGGCTCGCGGTGGGCGCCTCCGGTTTTTACGAAGGCGGCCGTCAAACTCAGATCGAGAGCGACGAAGGGCTCACCGGCGAGTGGTTTTCCCACGAGGAGGCCGGGGGCGAAGGTTTAATCGGCTACGAAATAACGCACCGTTTTGAGGCGGGCTTGGGTTTCCTCGGTGAATATCTTAATTATTACGACGGCCGTTTCAAGGAAGACCCGTGGGGAAGGTTCGGCGTCGAGCCGGAGGCCGCGCTTTTCGCGGCGCGGCCCTTTACCGAGTGGGACGGCCGCGACGACGACGTTTACCCGACAGAGGGCGTCTACGCCAAAATCGTAAGCGAGTTATCGTCGCCTACCGTCGGCGACTACGACTACGCGGGCGTCGAGGGCGACGTACGCGGGTACGTATTCCCGTGGCGGGAGTTCGTGTGGGCGACGCGCGTTAAAGGCGGGGCGATGTCCGATACGACGCCGTACATCCGCCGCATTTCCATCCGCGGCTCCGACGGCCTACGCAATCCGCGGTCTAACCTTACCGTAGGGACGCGGGCCTTGCTCGTTACGGGCGAGATTCGTCGGCGGCTCTTCCGCTCGCCCATATTCGACGCGTGGTTCGAGGGCGTAGCGTTCGTCGACGCCGGCCGCACCTGGGACCCGGGCCAGCCGTTCGCGCTGGCGGGGCTCTCCTACGCCTTCGGCCCGGCGATACGCGTCCATATGCGTAAGCCTTTTTTCTTCGACTGGCGGGCGGAGCTCAACCTCTACGATAGACCCGCGTTCTACGCGACGGCGCACCGGGCCTTCTGA
- a CDS encoding pitrilysin family protein — MTADPQATTVIKKTAASGLRVICEHIPTVRSVAVGVWCRAGVADEPPGLNGISHLIEHMFFKGTTRRTAAQIAAEIDGVGGALDAFTEKENVSFFAHVLYEHLPLALDLLSDILLNATFPPEEFAKEKNVVAEEIRLYEDSPDEKIHDLIIGLVLPGQAIGLPILGSLETLAAVNPEDAAAYRAGTFTADRIVVAAAGFVEPGEFIARAEEYFGAVPGPRGRTGRGPSSPATPRAAYAKDTEQTHFCLGVPALPYGHPDRYVLATLTTVLGGNTSSRLFQKVREERGLAYSVYAYSRGFHETGALVAYAGTSPATALETRDIILAQLRELATKGIDAEELKRTREYLKGTLMLSLESTAARMGRNVRHEVYMGRHVSLEETLAGVDAVTAANVHRLAREILSREPAMVAIGPNADAIVNS, encoded by the coding sequence ATGACCGCCGACCCTCAGGCGACGACCGTCATAAAAAAGACCGCCGCTAGCGGCCTACGCGTAATCTGCGAACATATACCGACGGTTCGCTCCGTCGCGGTGGGCGTCTGGTGCCGCGCCGGCGTGGCGGACGAACCCCCCGGCCTCAACGGTATCTCGCACCTTATAGAACATATGTTTTTCAAGGGGACGACGCGGCGAACCGCGGCCCAAATCGCCGCCGAAATCGACGGCGTGGGCGGCGCCCTCGACGCCTTCACCGAAAAGGAGAACGTCTCCTTCTTCGCCCACGTCCTGTACGAGCACCTGCCGCTCGCGCTCGACCTGCTATCCGACATCCTGCTAAACGCGACCTTCCCCCCGGAAGAATTCGCCAAAGAAAAAAACGTCGTGGCCGAAGAAATACGGCTATACGAAGACTCGCCGGACGAAAAGATCCACGACCTCATCATAGGGCTGGTCTTGCCCGGGCAAGCCATCGGCCTCCCCATCCTCGGCTCGCTCGAGACGCTGGCGGCCGTCAACCCCGAAGACGCGGCGGCGTACCGGGCCGGGACGTTTACGGCGGACCGCATAGTAGTGGCGGCCGCGGGCTTCGTGGAGCCGGGCGAGTTCATCGCCCGGGCGGAGGAGTACTTCGGCGCGGTGCCCGGGCCGCGCGGGCGCACCGGCCGGGGCCCGAGCTCGCCGGCGACGCCTCGAGCCGCGTACGCCAAAGATACCGAGCAGACCCATTTCTGCCTCGGCGTCCCGGCGCTCCCCTACGGCCACCCGGACCGGTACGTCTTGGCGACGTTAACCACCGTTCTGGGAGGGAATACCTCGAGCCGGCTGTTTCAAAAAGTCCGCGAGGAACGCGGCCTGGCGTACTCGGTATACGCTTACAGCCGGGGTTTCCACGAGACCGGGGCGCTGGTCGCCTACGCCGGCACCAGCCCCGCCACCGCTCTCGAGACGCGCGACATCATCCTGGCACAACTCCGCGAGCTGGCGACGAAAGGCATAGACGCCGAAGAGCTGAAGCGCACTCGCGAGTACTTGAAGGGCACGTTGATGCTGTCGTTGGAGTCCACGGCCGCGCGTATGGGCCGCAACGTCCGGCACGAGGTCTACATGGGGAGGCACGTCTCGTTGGAGGAAACGCTGGCGGGCGTGGACGCCGTCACCGCTGCCAACGTCCATCGCCTCGCCCGCGAGATACTTTCGCGCGAACCCGCGATGGTAGCCATCGGGCCGAACGCGGACGCCATTGTCAACTCGTAA